CCGAACACCATCGGCAGGCCGTCGAACCAGCGGGAACCCAGGTCTTCCGCGACCGCTAGCCACGCCGTGTCGAGTTGGCCGGCGGGCGCGGGCGCACGACGGCCGGCCACCCGGTACGGCTGCTCCACCAACGCCACGTGCACGCCGACGGCCACCGCCGCCCTGGTCGCCGCGACGAGGTCCGGCGCGGCGATCCCGCCACCCGCGCCGTGCCCGAGCAGCAACGCGGCCCGGCCTTCGGCGGCGCAGTGCATCTCGGCCCGCGCGGGGCCGTGCGGGGTGTCGACCACCCGCTTGGTCATGACAGCTCGAACAACGTGGGCTCCGGCTTCTCCGATTCCCCCAGGCGGACCGCGTCCAGCAGGGACGGGTCGTTGTTCTTGATGCTGTTGACCTTCATCGACACCGGCCGCAGCTCCAGCGCGTTGACCAGGTCCAGGTCGGGCGCGAGCAGGTCCTTCGGGTCGGCGTTGTCCGGGTCGAGCCAGGCCGCCCAGCGGTCCTTCGGCAGCACGAGCGGCATCCGGTGGTGCACGGACGTCATGTCGCCGATCGCGTCGGTGGTGAGCACGGCGCAGGTGATGATCGGCTTGCGCTCGTCGCCCTCCTGCTGCCACCACACCGACCAGATGCCCGCCATGGCGATGCTGGAGTCGTCACCGGGGTTGATGAAGTACGGCTGCTTGCGGCCCTCGCCCGGCTGCCACTCGTACCAGCCGGCCGCCGGGACGATGCACCGGCGCTTGGCCGCCGAGTCGCGGTAGGCGGGCTTGTCC
This is a stretch of genomic DNA from Saccharothrix ecbatanensis. It encodes these proteins:
- a CDS encoding SOS response-associated peptidase, which translates into the protein MCGRYASTKNPALLAAEFDAVDATEGVAPGPDFNVAPTKLVSAVVERHPRDDEGNPDPDTTERSVRVMRWGLVPHWAKDLSGAAKMINARSESVLDKPAYRDSAAKRRCIVPAAGWYEWQPGEGRKQPYFINPGDDSSIAMAGIWSVWWQQEGDERKPIITCAVLTTDAIGDMTSVHHRMPLVLPKDRWAAWLDPDNADPKDLLAPDLDLVNALELRPVSMKVNSIKNNDPSLLDAVRLGESEKPEPTLFELS